TGTGCAACTAATATTGATATTGAAGGAGTAGCTAATTTATCACTTCAATATGCAGATTATGTCCAATATAATGCAACGGGAGAATATTGTAATGAAGATATAGAAAAAGCTCTTTTGCTATGTGGAAAAAACATTAATATGGATAAAAATAATTTTGAGGATGTAGAGCTAATGGTAAAAAATTATAGTACATCTAAAAGAAAAATACTCCATGTAATGAGTGAGGGATATAAAATAGGGGGGCATACTAAACTAGTTAAGAACTGGATAAAGAAGGATAAAGATTCGCTTAGTTCACTTATTACAACATGGCAAATGGACACATTACCAGAAGATTTGATTGAAGAGGTAAAAAGTCAAGGCGGATTTGTATATTCACTGAATAACTTTTATGGAACCTATGAGAAAAGTGCAGCATTATTAAGAAAGATTGCATATTCTTGGGCAGATATTGTTATATTACATTGTCATATGCAAGATCCAATTCCAGCATTAGCTTTTGCTGTTGAAGGTGGACCACCGGTTTTTATTCTAAATCATGCAGATCATAGATTCTGGATAGGGTCAAGTATTGCGGACATTATTGTTGATTGTCGTGAAGAGTCTAAAAAGTTGTCACTTGAAAGAAGAGGTGCTAGAGAATCATTTATATTACCTGTTCCATTAAATGATAAAGAAAAATTTGATAAAGAAAAGTGTAGGGATAAATATGGAATTGATATAAAAACAAAGGTTATTTTAACTATATCTGAAGAGTATAAGTTTAAAAGTATTAATGAAAATAGTTACATTGATATCTTAAAGAGAATAATTCTTGAGACTGAAGATACAATAGCATATATTGTAGGCCCTAAAAGGGAAGGAAAGTGGGAAAAATTATGTGTAGATACAAATGAGAGAGTTAAGGTAATAGGTAGAATTGAGAATATTGAAGAATTATATATGATTTCGGATATGTATTTAGATTCATTTATGTTTAGTAGTTTTACAGCTTTATTAGATGCTGCAATGTATGGACTACAAATAATAAAATTTAAAAATTATATGGCACCATTATTTAGTAATACTGGTGAAGAAATAGAGCAATGTTGTTTTAATAATGTAGATGAAGCTATTAATTATATAAATAATGAATTCAACAGTAATAAAAAGAATATACAAATGGAGATAAGGAAGAAACATTGTAGTGATATACCTAAAAAAATAAATGAATTATATAGTAAGATAAAAAATCATAGGGTTAATGAAAATATCAAAATAAATAATGTTATTAGTAACAATGATTTATTTTGGGCATTATTTTTAAAGCAATAATTTAAGGAAGGCAAATATGATTAATTTTAATGAACCTATTGTTACAGGAAAAGAAATAGACAATATTAAATCTGCTATAAATTTGAAAAAAATTTCAGGTGATGGTGTCTTTACAAAAAAGTGTTCTAGTTGGTTTGAAAAGAAGTTTAATGTTAAAAAGGTGCTTTTTACTACTTCATGTACCCATGCATTAGAGATGTCAGCATTATTATGTGATATAAAGCCTGGAGATGAAGTAATTGCTCCTTCATATACTTTTGTATCAACTGTTAATGCATTTGTTCTAAGAGGTGCAAAAATAGTATTTGTAGATATTAGACCTGATACTATGAATATAGATGAAGATATTATTGAAAAAGCAATAACTGAAAAAACAAAAGTTATATTACCTGTTCACTATGCAGGTGTTAGTTGTGATATGGATAAGATTATGAAAATAGCAAAAAAGTATAATTTATATGTGGTAGAGGATGCTGCACAAGGAATGATGAGTAAATACAACAATATGTATTTAGGAACTATAGGTAATCTTGGATGCTATAGTTTTCATGAAACCAAGAATTATTCTATGGGAGAGGGAGGGCTACTATTAATAAACGATGAAAGATTTATTGAAAGGGCTGAAATAATTAGAGAAAAGGGTACTGATAGAAGTAAATTTTTTAGAGGAGAAGTAGACAAGTATTCATGGGTAGATATAGGTTCCTCATATTTACCTAGTGAAATAAATGTAGCATATTTGTATCCACAGTTAGAAATTGTTGATAAAATAAATTTTGATAGAGTTAATAGTTGGAAATGTTATTATAAGAATCTAAAGGAATTAGAAAAACAATCTTTAATAGAATTACCTTTTGTTCCTGATGAATGTGAGATTAATGGTCATATATTTTATATAAAGGTTAAGGATATACAGGAAAGAGATCGGTTAATCAATTATTTAAAAATTAATGGAGTGTTGACAGTATTTCATTATATACCACTACATTCATCAAAGATTGGAAAAAAGTACGGAAGGTTTTATGGAGAGGATAATTATACTACAAAAGAAAGCGAAAGAATATTACGGTTACCAATGTATTATGGATTAAAAGAAAAAGAAATTATTTATATTACAAGTAAAATTACAGAATTTTTTGCTAAAAAAAATGGAGAAAAATGATATGACAAATAAAATTATTATGGAGAAGTTTTTAGATGGATATAGCGAAAATTTAGATATACCAGAAGAATATAGTTTAGGAATAATTGAAAGTATAGAAGATGAAAAGCAATGGGAAAAGTTGATTTCAGAGGTTTTTAATTTTCAATGCGATATAAATGAAAATTTAAAAAATGAAGGTGTATATTCTAGAGATAGAGTTTTTATTTTGAAATATAAGGGGAAAGTTATAGCCACTGCTACAGCTTGGTATAGACCTGAATATGGCGAGAAAACAGGATATTTGCATATGGTGGCTGTAGATAGTAAATTTAGAGGAAGAGGGTTATCTAAAATTGTAGTTATAGCTGCTATGCTATATATGGTAGATAAAGGGGAAAAGAGAGTGGTATTAAAAACAGATGCTTTTAGAATAGAGGCTATATGTTTATATAAGAAATTGGGGTTTAAAATAATAAAATAGTTTAATAACCTATAGATGTTTTATATAGTTAATACTATATTGATATTTTTAGAAATTAAAAAAGATGATTTCTATACAACAGAGAGATCATCTTTTTAATGATAATTACAATAAATTTTAATGTCTTATTGTAAATTAAGAAATATGGTAAAATTTACATAGAGCATTTTTATTAAGAATTATTATTTATACAAACGTGATTTAAATAATTTAGATTATTATTTAAATAATCTAAAGCATTAGAATTTAGCCAGTCAATAAGAAGGGTATAATCTTCTTTAGAAACTTTTGAAGAAGCAAAATACCATGGAATACTAGTATTTAGAAGTCTAAAGTGCAAATTTTTTACTACATTTTCATCAATGTTATAGTCATTAATTGCAGAATGTAGGATTTCTAATCTTGAATCAAATGAATTTAATAAAGCTGATATAGGATAATTAAAACTACTATTATTTCCATGAACTCTATAGACAGATACAAAATTACTTAGCATTATAGCATCCCCTGTTAATAATGCTTTCATATATAATTCTACATCATCAAGAGATATACTATTGCCGGGGTTTGTTTTATCTAAAAGCTTTTTGTTGAATATAGTAGGAATTGAGCAATTAGGAAGTTGATATTGATTTAGTAATAAGTTTTCAAAGTATTCTTTACCATTAGTAATAAAAGGTAAGTTTACTTTTGCTTTTTCTATAGAATGATATTTTGTATTAGATATAAGCACACCACCACATATAAAAGATATATTTTCATGATCATTATATAGTTTTATAGCATTTTTAAAAAAGTCCATATCTATATAAAAGTCATCATGACCCATTACGACAAAGTAAT
Above is a genomic segment from Clostridium bornimense containing:
- a CDS encoding glycosyltransferase family 2 protein, coding for MIPTEKIDEFNNLLNNYITDMPILYRTVDFFQKSLEGNLSLDGIEFYLKNYTGLSENQYNTLLDYFKEILCFIPKDNTIIDENKLISVVIPTYNQKGFLQEAINSVLSQSYKNIELIIIDDASNDGTEEIVTSKYGDNDKVSYYKNSSNLGTGKTIVKGYNLIKGDYFVVMGHDDFYIDMDFFKNAIKLYNDHENISFICGGVLISNTKYHSIEKAKVNLPFITNGKEYFENLLLNQYQLPNCSIPTIFNKKLLDKTNPGNSISLDDVELYMKALLTGDAIMLSNFVSVYRVHGNNSSFNYPISALLNSFDSRLEILHSAINDYNIDENVVKNLHFRLLNTSIPWYFASSKVSKEDYTLLIDWLNSNALDYLNNNLNYLNHVCINNNS
- the rffA gene encoding dTDP-4-amino-4,6-dideoxygalactose transaminase, encoding MINFNEPIVTGKEIDNIKSAINLKKISGDGVFTKKCSSWFEKKFNVKKVLFTTSCTHALEMSALLCDIKPGDEVIAPSYTFVSTVNAFVLRGAKIVFVDIRPDTMNIDEDIIEKAITEKTKVILPVHYAGVSCDMDKIMKIAKKYNLYVVEDAAQGMMSKYNNMYLGTIGNLGCYSFHETKNYSMGEGGLLLINDERFIERAEIIREKGTDRSKFFRGEVDKYSWVDIGSSYLPSEINVAYLYPQLEIVDKINFDRVNSWKCYYKNLKELEKQSLIELPFVPDECEINGHIFYIKVKDIQERDRLINYLKINGVLTVFHYIPLHSSKIGKKYGRFYGEDNYTTKESERILRLPMYYGLKEKEIIYITSKITEFFAKKNGEK
- a CDS encoding GNAT family N-acetyltransferase, whose amino-acid sequence is MTNKIIMEKFLDGYSENLDIPEEYSLGIIESIEDEKQWEKLISEVFNFQCDINENLKNEGVYSRDRVFILKYKGKVIATATAWYRPEYGEKTGYLHMVAVDSKFRGRGLSKIVVIAAMLYMVDKGEKRVVLKTDAFRIEAICLYKKLGFKIIK